The nucleotide window TCTCAACAATTCCAATGCCATTGGCCTCAAAAGCCTGCGTCGGTAATAGCTCCGACACCATTACGATGTCGCGTGCGATACTAGTTGGGTAATGCAATGACATGACATCCTCACTGTTCGCAGTCGACAGAACTCTTTTTGAAGCGCATAATTTCCAGACCACAATCTTGAGCCACTGACGCGATATAAGAAGATCTGCCTGTTGGACTTGGGAGTGATTTGAAAGGTTCGGAAGCGAATGTTTGAGAAGATACTGCAATCGAAACAGATTTGCGAAATCTGTCGAAGTGGATGATGCTGGGGAGTTCCACTGCGCGATGAAGTCTTGACCGAAGGGGCGGAACAGGGAaatgagatcaagaaagcCGCGCAATATCTCTGCGTCAGAGGACAGTGGATCGACGTCTGGAAGCTTCAATGTTTCTTGCAGTCTGATCGGTCGATTTCTTTGTAAAGCATATGCTCTCTCGGTAATGAAGAGTACCCAAAACATTCGCTGAGCATACTTCACAAACACCGGGTCGCTTGCATTATCATCAGTGTAGGTGGCCTCCTCATGCAAGCGCAATGTCTGAAGCATCGTGATAGCTTCTTGCAGATAATACCAAGCCGAGTTATCCTTATTCATTGAAAAGAACGCAGCATGGAGAAAGAATGATGTCTGAATGTGCATCAAAGACGGATATTCGATCAGATGGCAATACTCTCGTGCGCGAAGAGTTTCGGCAATCAAGAAGTCTGATGATGGAATTGTGAAATTGTCTTCGACAGGGCAGGGCGGTAATATCTCCGGAGACAGTGCAATCACAGCGCAGCATGCTGTGATTAAACCGTATTGCTCTGTTGATCTCGAGATTTGTTCGAGGTACGGCCGATGAAGGATTGGAGTCAGTGGGTATTTATGCTTGAAGTAGGCGTCGAGACACCATCGAACAACTGCATCAGTCATTTGCGGCGACTCTAGAAACTGTCTTGGACATGGTGGAGATGCTGTGTTGTTCGAATTGATGCTGGGGATGTCGATCTCAGGGCTGGTAGAAGACTGAAATATTGTCGCCGGACGCTGCTTGGACCTCCGTGCATATCGCGGCCCCTTAGGGCCCGTCTTCTTAGGCACTGCCAGATAGGTACAGCTTATATCCAAGCTTTGGCAATTCTGGCACGGTCGACAACCATCGCAGCGAATTTTTTTCTTATGGCAGACATCGCATGCTTGACGGATCTTAGTGGGCTTTGGCGGCGCTGGACTTGACATGGCTCGATTGATTGGAAGCAGTTGCGACAAGGTTTGAAGTTTGCGGGGATTGGGTTTTATATAAATGCGGAGAAGAGTGCACTTCGTCATGGCTGCACGCCACTGGGTCCACTGTATTTAGCACTAACTGCTCTAGATCAGctcatgaagaagagacgGTGGGGATAATATTACGATGGAGCAGCGAGAGACATCAAGGACAGAGTGAGTTGATAGGCAAGGAACGTTCATTTAATGTGCTATCATTCTCATGTACTGCAAGACTTTTTGTTTCCTTATCCCGTGTTAACGACCAAAATACAAACTCAAAACCCGACGCCCATCCGCGACTGACACTATAGACCCTCACCCCATCACATTCTTAATGCCGTGCTGGTCCCATCACTTCTTCTCCGCGGCAGGCTTTCGCACAACAGCTCCATCGTTGACAACGTACTTGGAGAACTTTCTGGGAGGTACGCCTTCAGCATACAGGCAATCAATATCATGATAAGTCCTGTTcttctaggttctctctactagaataagcttacagctataagccttaactataaataacacttctagcctataacttagacATTAATACTacaataactaactaatagctatagtataaagctaatataataagaacttaaataataattccTTAACTAGccttaaaggtatataaaaggtTACCTCTAATCCCTTAGCTAAGAAaagttagcttaatactatatataccctagatctttataatagtagctttaataagactagtcttttattaaaaatatcttaactaaacctatattaataactatacctataaagctattattatactttttactatagtaatatatagggtaaccttataatataattatagctataatagacttaattataaagctattataaggtatatccctatataagactttaattagctaagtaGTAAATTCcttatctagcttactttctttaactataagactattacttatatagcaGCCTATAGTAAATTCCTTATAAGGGTTATTTCAGTTACctagtaaaagaaagtagTACTATCTTCCCtaaataacttaaagaataaaaaaagaattaaagtagctaaaaagctactttaggaaaactatacctagattatatctatatttaatatatagatagcgATTTACTAAGAGGGACTTCCTGTAGGTATAGTGTATAGTAATTAgatttattaagaaatactaatatataaaaaaagcttaacttaaagaaagttttgcgataatatatatattagtgcTACTAGGGCTAAGATAAAGGTTAGACtagagaaggtttagggCAATCAGAAGGTAATagcagtattaagtttataagtcagtcataaggttagaaaatacacttcggttttaacaCAATAGGTCCTGTTCTTCGTCTCAGGCTGGAACCAAAACAGCGTAGCCAGAATGAAGACCTCTGCACCAACAAACAAGAACATGACCTTTCCGCCCCAGTTAAGTTGATCAGGGTTTATGAAGTAGGGAAACACCGAAGACAGCATAAGCGCAGTGAGCTGTTGGCAAACAAGACTGAAGGCAATAGTCTTGGGACGCGTAGCCTGAGCAGCAGTTTCTTGCGCAATAGCCCATCCGAAGCAACCAACTGTACCGGTGTATAGCATCGACCAGGTGATCATGAAGGCGAGGAGAGCTGTGTTGGCGGCTGTGTTGGCGGTGCCTGCGAGGGATGTtccggcgatgatgatggaccaGCAGCAGAGAAGTGTACCGCCTCCGATGAGGGACTTGCGACGGGGGAGGACGTCGGAGACGCAGACGGCGACGCAGTTGGAGAGGAATTGGAGTGTCGAAGAGATAGCTGTGAGACCGAAGGGGTCAGATTGGCCAATAAGTTCGAAGTAGTAGGTCTGGTAAGTGTCTGCGACAGTTAGTACTTGAGGTGATGGGCATAGGAGCTGGTCACCCACTGGCAAAGTATCCGCCGGAGAAGTTCTGAGATTGAAGTCCCATGACAGCGATGAGGGTTCTGCTTCGGTGCtccttggagaagatggcctTCCAGCTAGTCTGCTTAGCCATGTTGGCTTCACCAGCAGAAACCTCGAGTTCAGACTTGATAAACTCGAGTCTCTCCTCAACGTCGATAGATTCACCGtaaagcttgaagatggccTTTCGGGCATCGTCGTCGCGACCCTTTTTGACGTACCAAACAGGTGACTCGGGCAGGAAAGGAAGACCAATGGCGAAGAGCGTAGGGACAAGGAAAGTCATGACAAAAGCAAGTCGGAAGCTCCATTCGCCCTTGATCTTGGAAGAGCCCCAACCAGTgatggaggagaggaagaagcccagCACGATGATGACGTTGGTGAGAGAGCTGAGAGAGCTTCGCAGAGCTGCGGGTGCATTCTCTGTGACATATAGAGGAGGTGTGACAGTTGAGAGACCAACAGAaagaccaaggagaagcttggagaCAAAGAGGACAGGCAGACTAGGAGCAAAGACAAGCGCGAACGAAGACGAGATAGATAGAGCGACAGCAGTCCAAAGAACATACTTACGCCCAACCCAATCTGCAAACGTGCCCGCCAGAAACGCACCAAAGACCTGGCCAATCGTACTCGCAGCGTTCCACAGAGACTGCCACAGCGCCGGGATGACATATTGATCACCAACACTGTAGTATTCTCCATAAACCTTACGAAACTCAGGGAAAGCAACGGCTACACCTGAGAGACCAGCGTCGTAACCCCAGCCAAAGACTAGGGACATGATGTAGATGGACCATAGGACGAAGCGCTTGTCTTTCTTGAGGTTTGTCCAGAGGCGCTGGTATTGTTGCTTGGGAGTGAGGTCTTGAGCGTCAATGGCCTtttggatggcgatggagtCGGGTGCCTTTTCGACATGGTCGGACACTGTGGTGATGGCTTCGACTTTGGTTGTCATTGTGAGGATTGAAGGGGGGGTTGAAGTGATTGAGgtagtgatgatgagctggTCATTGAGAGGGAATGCCCTCaggattatatattatttcaTGATTAATAGACTTAAGAAATATCTGGAGAGACGTTGAACATTCTCCGATGAATGGAGCCCCCATGGGGAACAACAAGAGCGAAAAATGGCCCCATTTCAtcggccgagaagaagtttgCAACTTTGcaagtcatcatcctcacaaCCCGGATCGAGATAGCGGGTCCAAGGGTGAAATGGGTGAATTTCCATTGGACCTCTCGTTTCTGGGGAAGACAAGGACCGTGCGTTTGGACACGATGATCATTGGGTAAATTGTCGGTCCGATGCCATTGGTGCACATCTCGCCTCTCGAGTAAGTCATCGACAAATCACAATTCAGCCTTGAGAGTTTCAGCCCAGAATGAAAAGGCACGAGATCGACGTGGAGAAGTCATCACAcgatttctctctttctttaatGTTACATGATAATTATTCATTGTCGGACCGGGAAGTAGCCATCGGGTATAAGAAACCTCAGACACGAGTGTGATAATCTCCTCATCACAGCATTCTACTCAATCCAACATGCCAGACCCCGCCATCATGCCAGCCTCAACCCCTCCCGATCGCCAATGGTGGAAAGAAGCTGTTGTCTACCAAATCTACCCAGCTAGCTTTCTTGACTCCAACGGCGATGGGCTAGGCGACTTGCCTGGTATTATCTCAAAGCTTGATTACATTCGTTCAGTGGGTGCAACGGCTATTTGGCTGTCGCCTATCTTCAAGAGTCCTCAGCATGATATGGGGTATGACGTCTCAGACTATCGCGACATTCATCGTCCTTACGGTAcgattgaagatgttgaggcgTTGATCTCTGGCTGTCATGAACGGGGTATCAAGGTGCTACTTGACCTTGTGGTGAATCATACTAGCCATGAGCATGAATGGTTCAAAGAGTCACGCTCGTCAAAAACATCACCGAAGCGAGATTGGTACTTCTGGCGTGATCCAAAGTTCGACGCAGAGGGTAATCGAAAACCGCCGAATAATTGGGCTTCCATCTTTGGTGGTAGCGCATGGACATATGATGAGACAACTGAGCAATACtacctctccctcttcctccccgaACAGCCTGATCTCAACTGGGCCAATGACGACATGCGCGAGGCAACATACGACGATATGAAGTTCTGGCTCGACAAAGGCGCCGATGGCTTTCGCATCGATTCGATGAATCTCATGTCCAAGCACCCTGATCTTCCCGATGCACCTATCACTCGACCAGACGCCGAGTTTCAGCCAGGCGATAAATACTTCGCCAGTGGTCCGCGCATGCACGAGTATATaagagagatgagggagaAGGTCATTGACAAGTATGACTGTATGACTGTTGGAGAACTAGGCTTCACAAAGGATGAGGATAGTGTGGCAAGTTACGTTGCCAAGGATAGGCATGAGTTGAATATGCTCTTCACGGGAGATATTGTTGATATGGACTTTGGTCCGAATCATAAATATGAGCGTGATGACTTTCGActctcgaagctcaagacaATCACGAGTCGGTGGCAGGGGGCTATGCCGAAGTTTGATGGCTGGAACTCTGTCTACATGGATAACCACGACTCTGGCCGCTCTCTATCTCGCTATGGATCTGACAAGCCCCAATTCCGAAAGGAAGCTGCCAAGATGCTGGCCATTTACCTCGGTACACTCAGCGGAACGCTATTCCTtctccaaggtcaagaaatCGGCATGGCTAATGTGCCTGAGTCATGGAAGATCGATGACTACATCGATGTCGAAGGCTTGAACTACTACAACAGCGTGCTCAAGAAAAGAGGCCCCGGAGCTGATATGTCCGACATCATGAGAGAGATGCGCCTCAAGGCCAGAGACAACGGCCGCTTACCCATGCAATGGACCGCCGACCCCAACGGCGGTTTCACCACCAGCTCCAAACCCTGGATGCGCGTCAACGACGACTACGATGAGTGGAACGTCGCACAACAAGAAAAAGACGATGATAGCGTGTTAGCCTTTTACAGACAGGTTCTTGAGCTTAGACAGAAGGAGAGAGATGTTTTTGTTTATGGACAGTTTGACATGTTGGATGAGTACAAGGATAGTGAGGATGTGTTTGCGTATACGATGACGAGTTATGATGGGAAGAAGGCACTTGTTTTGTTGAGTTTCtcggaggaggagcagatgGTTGAGGTTAAGGGGGACTGGGGGAGGAGGTTGCTGGGAGGGAATGGGGAGACTTTTGATGGTGGGATTGTTTTGAAGGGATATGAGGGAGTAGTATATGCTGGGTGGTGATCTGGCTTTTTACATCTAGTCATAGCCCCCACTGAATGATGTATCgatgggagaagatggacatGGCACGCCCCCAACGTAACAAACTGGGAGATATCAAGACATAGTAGCTACGGGGGTAAGAAATATACTGCCATTTAAATTCAGATGTGGTAATTCTTAGTGATACGTGAATGTTCATGATAGCGGTATATCGGTAGAAAGGAATCTGGTCCCTCCACTCCATCCTATCTGCCTCCACCGTCTGACAGAGGCAGCATCCTGGCTAGCCACCACTTTCGGCCAAATAACGgtacaaaagcaaagaacCATGAATAATTCCGCTCATTTCTCTACAGCAGTCAGATGAAGTATCCAACAATGTTGCACTACCGGCGGGCCAACAACCACAAGTTGTGAGCTGTGCTTACTCAGTGGGCTCTCGTATGACGAAGTGATTTCAAAGCATTGTGTTCCAATCAATTGTTCTACAGCCATGGAATTATgtattagctataagccAGCAaagaatatttaagtaaacgCTGTGGAATGTAAAGGGAAACAAGCCATTCGACGCAGAGAGTGTagaactcatcatcactatcTATTCGCAATGAGACCTTTCCAAAGCATTCCTTTTCTCACTTATTTATCTTTGATAGCTACCGCATCCCCTATATCTCACGACGGAGAAGACAGTGGCTTTAATCTGAAGCCCTTTACTGTTGACCTGTCCGATGGGGTCCCTCATATGATTGACCTGTCTCAGAGAACCGAGCGGCCTACGAATAGAGACTATCTTGACCCAGATGCCGGTGTTGGACTAGAAACATTGCGATCTCTGAGAAAGGAATTGATTGAGGATTTCAACAGGGACGCTGAGCAGCAAAAGCTCAACAAGTATGCTCTTGGTTATCGGACGGCATTTAGCTTTTGGCACTGGCATAGACATTACTAGGTTCCACCATTTCACAGCTGAAATCGAAAACCAAGCCATCCACTTCATCTATCAAAAGTCCCATAACCTCAAAGCCATCCCCTTGGCTCTTAACCATGGATGGCCCGGGTCGTTTTTAGGATTCATCCCGttgcttgagaagctcaaggatgatTTCCATATTATCATCCCCTCTCTCCCAGACTTTGCATTCTCATCAGCACCGCCGCCGACCTGGACCGTCCTCGACACAGCTAGGCTCTTCAACACGCCCATGACCAAAATCTTGGAATATCCCAAGTACGCGGTCTACGGCACAGATTGGGGATCTTGTGTTGCATACAGTCTCTATGCCAATTTCAACACGTCGATGCGATTGGTTCACCTCTCATTCCTTCCGTTCGTCCCCTTGTATAGAGCCCAGCTTGAGGCGGAGGGTATCAAATTGTCACTTCTTGAGGAATTCAAAGCTCAACTTGCTGAGGAATGGGCTACAACTGGAAATGCTTATTATATGGAGCAAGCAACAAAGGCAAGTCAAAATGCCAGTCTCGGGGTATCATTCTAAAGACCGATTCTTAGCCAAACACCATCGGCCTCGCCCTCTACGATAGTCCATGGGGCAGTTATCCTGGCTTGCAGAGAAGCTCACTGCTTGTAAGTCTAAGCCTTATAACATCTGGTAATCGCACTGATATTTGACAGGGTCTGATCCAAGAGCTGGAACCCCGCCGTCCGTTCTGGACCATAACAGAATGCTCAAGACGGTTGCATTGTACTATTTGACCAAGACTTTTGCGTCATCCGATATATCTACTATTCTAACCCCACCGGGTTTATGACAAACTATATCAAGGCCGAGACTGATGCGCCATTGCCCTTCAGCGCGTTCAAGTATAATCCCGGGTTTTGGCCACGAGAGCTAGTTGGTCGGGTAGGGAATCTTGTTTCCTATAAAAGTCAGTAGTCGTTTTGTTCAATGATTTGTGTTGCTTGGTAAATGATACTGCTCAGATCACGGGTTTGGTGGACACTTCTCGGGTCTTGATAACCCTGTTGCGTTGGCTGAAGacttaaagaatattaaCAAATATTGGGGATGGTGACAATTTGTTCCTCAATGACTTGGACCAAATCCTTAGGATAATTTGCTGTCCGCCGAAGGCAAGATGTTAGGTAACAGACCGAGGTCGGCATATTGGCTATATGTCGTTATTAGTGCTCTTTACCGTGATACCTTCAGGCTGGAGCATCTaaagtcttggccttgtgatGGGTCACATACTGCAGTCCAACCTTTTCGCTAGTCCAAGGAGAAACGAATTTAGTAGCATCCGAGATCAACCATACATTCTGTACCTAATCTGACCTGGCACTGCAACAGCTATCTCAAATACTGCATGCTTTCCTCAATGCCTCAGACGCTAGACTTATGGATCTTCTTGAACATATATGGTCGTGTATCAGCGGAAGAAGTGTTGCAATAATACCAATCGACAAGTCTAGCCTTTGGCAGGCTCGGAAAAGCTCGGTCTCCACTCCACTGGGCTTGAGCAGTTAGGGCCTAGCAGGTATAACAGCGAATCCTAAACGCTCATCGACCGcaaagttatattactagaTATGATAGTGTATCAGGCTGACCCAAGGCTCTTCTTAGACAGATAAGACGTATTAATGATCCCCCGGGGTGtttgtggtgttgagctAACCTTTCTTGGCCGAGGGATTGGAGGCACCTTTATACGCCTCCAAGGCCGGCCAAGGAGTCATCATTTAGGTtcatattatattagctttatgctGTAGCTATTAGTCAGTTATtgtggtatcgatgtctaagttgtgggctagaagtgttatttgcagttgaggcttgtggctgagagcttattccggcataGAGAACCTAGTATTAATGATCCCCAAGACCACACTTTCTATGAACCAGGCCGTTGGAGGGCTGAGTCCGGGTAGAGCTTCCTGCTCTCCAAGAAGAATCCAACTTCGCCACATATGATGGATAACTAGAGCGTGACTTGGTATCAACTCAATGATACCCTCCCACCCACATGACTCCAGTTGGCATTTATATGAACCCATGGTCTGCAGTGACGGAGATGAAATGACTCTTCCTGAACTCCGGCATACTAGACATCGGAAGCATTCGGGATGCCATTTATGACCTACTTCAGAAGGCTCAGCGAAGGCGTCGTGGATTAGAATCTCGTTACACTCCTCGCATCTGAGAAAGACTCCGCGACCGGTTGGCTTCCTGTCGTAGTCAGGATTAGACACAAGAGGAATACCGGGATCAAGCCCCTTCAAAAAATTATCGAGCTCAGTGGGAGTTGCATCCCACGAGACATGATCCATCCCTAGAAGTGTGTTCAATGCCACCTTAAGAACTGATCTAAGAGCCACCAAAATCTTCTCACTAACTGTATAAGACGGATCATTCGATCCTAGAGCAATGTCTGTGAGGACTCCGTGAAACGTCCGAGAGAATGCTCTGacttcagcatcagcaacTGACGTCGTGAGTGTCAGTAAGCCGCCTTATAGAATGTGCATACTTGAGAAAAGGGACTCACCATCATTGGAAAGCTGGGATACTGCTTGAAAAAGGCGCGAGGCGGCAAATAACATAATTCTCCAGTATCTGAAGGACTCGTGCCCAGCAAACCCTGCTTTACGAAACAGCAAAGCCAGGCGAAAGTTATCCATAAAGGTCGACAGAATATGTGTCCCAAGTTGGTACATGCGTTGAAGACAAGCAACATGCCGTTCCCGAATATCGGCCTTGAAGTCCTGCATTGAACCACTGTGGATAGTTCCGAGATATTTGCGGCCTCTGTACGACACTGGAAGTATAACACCCCAGTACTGAGTCATGACGAAGCATTCGGGATGCCAATTCCTTTTCACTCCTGCCCGGTCGGCCACCTCGAGATAGTAagttgaaagaagaagaggaaatttGCAGCCACCACAGTAATGTGCAAAGTTCTGGCAAAAGTGTAACTCGCAGTATACCCTTTTCTCGTACGTGTGGTGGCTATCCATACTCAAGACGGTACCGCATTCATCGCAGGATAAATGCTGGGGGTGATAACTTTGCTCCAAGGCGGATTCCCGGAAGGTGGTAATGTAAGTCCCTATTAGTGCCCCGTTGCACTTGAAACACTTTGATTCTAGTCTACGAGCGTAGTCCTTCTCGCAAAGAGGTTTATCCTGGTTTCCTTCTTCATTTGTGGGGAAGAAATGACCAGCAACTGGTTCCCCACAATCCTGTATGGGCCTCAATCAGTTCTGACTTCTGAGATCCGGATTGTGGAACTCACGTAACACACAAAGCAGTTTGGATGCCATGCATTGCCCAAGGCCGACACACACCTTCCTGTAATGTCGACTGAACACTTGTTGCACACAAGCTGGGACACGTCCTGGCTGAAAAGAAGATCTTGGGAGTCAGAGCCGTTCGTATGAGCAGTTTGATACGTCTCCTCCCCGGTGGCTTCGTTCAGTGAGCCTGATTGGCTTTTGGGATACAAACCTTCATCTTCGGCTGCCGCTTCAGAGGTATCCGATAATGTTATTTGTGAGATGCCACGTGGTGTATCATTCGATGGAGTTACCAATTTGAACTCCCTGATATTGGGTGTATTAGAGTCAGGATTAGCGGGATCATCTTCGACCTGTTTATGTGACTTCTGGTTTTCGGTATGAGCTTTGGCGAACGCTCGCCTGTACGCACTGCTATTAATGACCAAGTCATCAAACTGAAAGTCAAGTTCCGAAGGCGCGAAATTTGAAGGCGCTTCGAAGAGACTTAGTCTGGCGGCGTCTTTATTGAAAATAGATTCGGATCCAATCTTGATGCTGGGAATGCGGGATTGGAGAGATTgggcttctgctgctgtggcCTCGATCTGGTGTGTATGTTTGCGAATGTCTTTCTGGATATTGGAAAGAGTATCCCTGATGGATCATTAGTATAGTAGGCAAGACGACATCATACTGACATTTCAAGAATACTTAAGAGGAATGTGATCGATGTCTGTTGTCCTCTAAGCGCTTCCAGGAGCTCTTTAAGCCGGTCCTGATTCCATATaaacttgagcttggcaaAAACCTCAGGGAGCTTAGCTAAAACTCCAGGGTTTTTTAGCTTAAGATTCCGTGTCTCGGCCTCTAAACAGCTAAAAACTGTCATGCAACCTGTTAATGCAATCTCAAAAACATTTAAAATGTCTGTCCGAGATGCCCAAGCCTGTGCAAGGTCGTCACGATGTAAGATTTTAGACTGTAGCTCAGATAGGCCCATGCTGATGACAGTCGATTCGGAGCATATCATAGCGAGGGTGGTTGGCACATCTTCATATTCTCCGGCAAGGTCATGAAGCTTTTTGCAAGTCGAGAGACATGTTGCCGTCAGACCTACCTACTATCAGATCAGTATCGTAGGCGTCGTAAACGGGAGAAAACGCACTTACCACAGAGGTGGCGATTGAGAGCGGGTCCATTTCGCCGTCGTTGGAAGGTCCAGTTGAAGTCGCTAAGTTGAGAAAAAAGTTAGGAAGTGTAGGAGAAGAATGGAAAGCGGGTTAAGGGCCATTACTTTATCTGTTGGTCGCAGACAAGGCTCTCTCAGGTACCCCTGCATAGCTGAGAGCCTTGTTTCCCCCTAATGAGCACAGCCACCAAAAAGCAATTTCAGGTTGAAAGACGGTTGCCTAGTAAGGCCGATTCAATTGCCTGACCTCATGTTGAGCACTAAGGGCGCGGCCGGACCAGAAGCCCAGTTTATcacttttctcttttcactTTCCACAAATCAACAAAGTCATCTAACGGTTGATATAAATATGTAATTGGCAAAATCGAAAGAGGCTGCCGAAAAGACTTATGATATTACAATAACTGAGCTTAATTCGGCACTTCCCCAGCCTATACAGCTTGACTTCCAACACAACACTGTAATGCTTACCACGAATACTATGTTTACCTCCCAATGGTCCTCAGACACTTGACTTGTGGCTCTTGTTCGATACATAAGGTCGTGTATCAGCCGGAAGAAGCATTGCAATTAGCCCAATCGCCAAGAAACAGGCACACGCGACCCAAATCGGCGCCGAAGTCGTAACATCTGCAAAGGTCGCAATGAACGGCGCACTAAGCGACGCCATCCTCCCCACCGCCATAAGCAGCCCCATACCCATCCCGCGATTCTGCACCTGAAGAACCTGCGGGGTGTACGAGTAAACAATAGCGTACAGAGCATTGAGCGAAAAGTTGATCATGCATGAGAATGCGAGGTTTTCCGCTGCTGTTCTAGCGGAGGTGAATGCTCCGGAGAATGCAGAGCATATTATGCCGGTCAGGAGCATTGAGCGCTTGGACTTGAAAAGGCGGGATGACACGAGGATTGTGCTTAGGAGGGGGCCGAAAATCCCGACGAT belongs to Fusarium musae strain F31 chromosome 9, whole genome shotgun sequence and includes:
- a CDS encoding hypothetical protein (EggNog:ENOG41) is translated as MRPFQSIPFLTYLSLIATASPISHDGEDSGFNLKPFTVDLSDGVPHMIDLSQRTERPTNRDYLDPDAGVGLETLRSLRKELIEDFNRDAEQQKLNKFHHFTAEIENQAIHFIYQKSHNLKAIPLALNHGWPGSFLGFIPLLEKLKDDFHIIIPSLPDFAFSSAPPPTWTVLDTARLFNTPMTKILEYPKYAVYGTDWGSCVAYSLYANFNTSMRLVHLSFLPFVPLYRAQLEAEGIKLSLLEEFKAQLAEEWATTGNAYYMEQATKASQNASLGVSF
- a CDS encoding hypothetical protein (EggNog:ENOG41) produces the protein MGLSELQDTLSNIQKDIRKHTHQIEATAAEAQSLQSRIPSIKIGSESIFNKDAARLSLFEAPSNFAPSELDFQFDDLVINSSAYRRAFAKAHTENQKSHKQVEDDPANPDSNTPNIREFKLVTPSNDTPRGISQITLSDTSEAAAEDEGLYPKSQSGSLNEATGEETYQTAHTNGSDSQDLLFSQDVSQLVCNKCSVDITGRCVSALGNAWHPNCFVCYVSSTIRISEVRTD
- a CDS encoding hypothetical protein (EggNog:ENOG41~CAZy:GH13), whose amino-acid sequence is MPDPAIMPASTPPDRQWWKEAVVYQIYPASFLDSNGDGLGDLPGIISKLDYIRSVGATAIWLSPIFKSPQHDMGYDVSDYRDIHRPYGTIEDVEALISGCHERGIKVLLDLVVNHTSHEHEWFKESRSSKTSPKRDWYFWRDPKFDAEGNRKPPNNWASIFGGSAWTYDETTEQYYLSLFLPEQPDLNWANDDMREATYDDMKFWLDKGADGFRIDSMNLMSKHPDLPDAPITRPDAEFQPGDKYFASGPRMHEYIREMREKVIDKYDCMTVGELGFTKDEDSVASYVAKDRHELNMLFTGDIVDMDFGPNHKYERDDFRLSKLKTITSRWQGAMPKFDGWNSVYMDNHDSGRSLSRYGSDKPQFRKEAAKMLAIYLGTLSGTLFLLQGQEIGMANVPESWKIDDYIDVEGLNYYNSVLKKRGPGADMSDIMREMRLKARDNGRLPMQWTADPNGGFTTSSKPWMRVNDDYDEWNVAQQEKDDDSVQVLELRQKERDVFVYGQFDMLDEYKDSEDVFAYTMTSYDGKKALVLLSFSEEEQMVEVKGDWGRRLLGGNGETFDGGIVLKGYEGVVYAGW